From Amycolatopsis sp. WQ 127309:
GGGGCTCACGCGGGTGCTCGCGCTCGTGCCGTGGGCGATGCCGCCGGTCGTCGTGGCGATCATGTGGCAGATGATCTACTCGGCCAACGGCGGCCCGCTCAACGCCGTCCTCGGCAGCGTCGGCCTGCCCGACGACATCAACTGGCTCGGCGACTTCTCGTTCGCGCTGCCCGCGGTGATCGTCGTCGGCGTCTGGGTCGGCATGCCGCAGACGACCGTGACGCTCCTGGCCGGCCTGCAGCAGATCCCGGCCGAGCTGCACGAAGCCGCGGCGATGGACGGCGCCGGCGCGTGGCGGCGCTTCACCGCGGTGACGTGGCCGAGCCTGCGCCCGATCGTCACGTCGATCACGTCGCTCAACTTCATCTGGAACTTCAACTCGTTCTCGCTGGTCTACGTCCTCACCGCGGGCGGGCCGGGCGGCAAGACCATGGTCCCGGTGCTGTTCGTCTACCTGGAGGCCTTCAAGAACCGCGAGATCGGTTACGCCGCCGCGATGGGCCTCGTGCTCGTCCTCGTGGTCGTGCTGATCCTCGCCGTCTACCTGCGGTCGCAGTTCCGCGACGACCGTGCCGGAAAGGGGCGCTGAGCCATGCGCGGACTCGTGCGCCCGGCCCAGTACGCGGCCCTCGCGCTGTACATCCTGTTCCTCGGGTTCCCGTTGCTGTGGCTGATGTCCGCGTCGGTGAAGTCGTCCGGTGAGCTGAACTCGCTGACGGT
This genomic window contains:
- a CDS encoding carbohydrate ABC transporter permease, giving the protein MPTKRKPTRQRTRRREAIGLVLPSLIPILVLSVAPIVVGIFLAFTDARLVRHPDYAFAGFDNFGRLAENDLFWDSLRIGMIWTVGVTVLQLAAAMGLALLLNSGLRLQGLTRVLALVPWAMPPVVVAIMWQMIYSANGGPLNAVLGSVGLPDDINWLGDFSFALPAVIVVGVWVGMPQTTVTLLAGLQQIPAELHEAAAMDGAGAWRRFTAVTWPSLRPIVTSITSLNFIWNFNSFSLVYVLTAGGPGGKTMVPVLFVYLEAFKNREIGYAAAMGLVLVLVVVLILAVYLRSQFRDDRAGKGR